Proteins encoded by one window of Branchiostoma floridae strain S238N-H82 chromosome 6, Bfl_VNyyK, whole genome shotgun sequence:
- the LOC118417826 gene encoding ER membrane protein complex subunit 4-like yields MAAVQNRGRRHKWAIDFSHRRGDRQIQPTSDLPSPVGYTDKTVTDVSARDKDSSLVAKRAWDVALGPLKQLPMNLFIMYMSGNSISIFPIMMVGMMFIRPVQAFLSVKSTFKNFEGTQALAQKSVYLVSNLLALGLALYKCQAMGLLPTHSSDWLAFMDPQQRVEYSMGGMVVT; encoded by the exons atggcggccgtacAGAACAGGGGCCGGCGACACAAGTGGGCGATAGACTTCAGTCACAG GAGAGGTGATCGACAGATCCAgccgacctctgacctcccgtCACCTGTCGGGTACACGGACAAAACTGTGACGGACGTGTCGGCCAGGGACAAGGACTCCAGTCTGGTGGCTAAG AGAGCCTGGGATGTGGCCCTGGGTCCCCTGAAACAGTTACCCATGAACCTGTtcatcatgtacatgtctgGAAACTCCATCTCCATCTTCCCCATCATGATGGTTGGGATGATGTTCATACGTCCTGTCCAGGCCTTCCTCTCTGTCAAGAGCA CTTTCAAGAACTTTGAAGGCACCCAGGCCCTGGCACAGAAAAGCGTGTACCTGGTGTCTAACCTCTTAGCGTTAGGCCTGGCCCTGTACAAGTGTCAGGCCATGGGTCTCCTCCCAACTCACTCCTCCGACTGGCTGGCTTTCATGGATCCACAACAG AGAGTGGAATATTCCATGGGAGGCATGGTGGTGACATAG